Proteins from a genomic interval of Medicago truncatula cultivar Jemalong A17 chromosome 3, MtrunA17r5.0-ANR, whole genome shotgun sequence:
- the LOC25490017 gene encoding protein WHAT'S THIS FACTOR 1 homolog, chloroplastic, which produces MRFGFIAINSWRKNCCYSHFERWMTTSKRVQDRSKKKRVHELEAATEKWKITSKIVFLIELLEQEPEIVIPVRSLSHYRKQISLPKPHRISDFLRKTPKLFELYKDRNGVLWCGLTQKAEVLMEEHKRVIEENEDKAAEYVTRLLMMSVDKRVQLDKIAHFRRDFGLPMDFRTHWVHKYPQLFRVVKPSLDDVEFLELVSWNSEWAITEIEKKNKMILEGVTETEHTPGLLSLPFPLKFPANFKRVHSYYGEKIKMFQERTYLSPYADAKGLKPGSLEFDKRAVAVMHELLSFTVEKRLVTDHLTHFRWELVMPQKLMRLLLKHCGIFYVSERGKRFSVFLTEAYEGSELIEKSPLFLWREKLLSLVGYRGRKKKFEADSDSDEEGGDGLRLLQSDSDVEDLNVELEQQDTLEYKDPLLEDDSEMDVRGIS; this is translated from the coding sequence ATGCGTTTCGGATTCATAGCAATCAATTCATGGAGAAAAAATTGCTGTTATTCGCATTTTGAACGATGGATGACAACAAGCAAACGAGTACAAGATCGAAGCAAGAAGAAAAGGGTTCACGAACTCGAAGCAGCAACAGAGAAATGGAAGATAACATCCAAAATCGTTTTTTTAATAGAACTTCTCGAACAAGAACCAGAAATTGTTATTCCCGTTCGATCCCTTTCACATTATCGTAAACAAATCAGCCTTCCAAAACCTCACAGAATCTCTGATTTTCTTCGCAAAACCCCAAAACTTTTTGAGCTCTATAAGGATCGTAATGGGGTGTTATGGTGTGGTTTGACTCAAAAAGCTGAAGTTTTGATGGAAGAACACAAAAGGGTCATTGAGGAAAATGAAGATAAAGCTGCTGAATATGTTACTAGGTTGCTTATGATGTCTGTTGATAAACGTGTTCAGTTGGATAAAATTGCGCATTTTCGAAGAGATTTTGGGTTGCCAATGGATTTTAGAACTCATTGGGTGCATAAGTATCCTCAGCTTTTTCGTGTGGTGAAGCCTTCTCTTGATGATGTTGAGTTTTTGGAGCTTGTTTCTTGGAATTCTGAATGGGCTATCACAGAGattgagaagaagaataagatgaTTTTGGAAGGGGTAACCGAAACCGAACATACTCCGGGTTTGCTTTCTCTGCCATTTCCTTTGAAATTTCCTGCAAATTTTAAAAGGGTGCATAGTTATTATGGtgaaaagataaaaatgttTCAGGAGAGGACTTATTTGTCTCCTTATGCCGATGCGAAGGGTTTAAAACCGGGTTCTTTAGAATTTGATAAGAGGGCTGTTGCTGTTATGCATGAATTGCTTAGTTTTACAGTTGAGAAGAGGTTGGTGACAGATCACCTTACTCACTTTCGTTGGGAGTTAGTTATGCCTCAGAAGTTGATGAGGCTTTTACTCAAACATTGTGGTATTTTTTACGTTTCTGAGAGGGGGAAAAGGTTTAGTGTGTTTTTGACAGAAGCTTATGAAGGTTCGGAGCTGATTGAGAAATCTCCTTTGTTTTTATGGAGGGAGAAGCTTCTTAGTCTTGTTGGTTATagaggaaggaagaagaagTTTGAGGCGGATAGTGATAGTGATGAGGAAGGCGGTGATGGTTTGCGTTTGCTTCAGAGTGATTCCGATGTGGAGGACTTGAATGTGGAGCTTGAGCAACAGGATACCTTGGAGTACAAGGATCCTTTACTTGAGGACGATTCTGAGATGGATGTTAGAGGGATTTCGTGA
- the LOC11433502 gene encoding ethylene-responsive transcription factor ERF017, with the protein MNVTTTILHMDNQITTDQIKTLSSSSSTSSGNNDNKNKKYKGVRLRKWGKWVSEIRLPNSRERIWLGSYDSAEKAAKAFDAALYCLRGRHANFNFLDTPLNLDINAVSNNSLTPQQIREVAANFANKNPPIIDNNNNGNNSNVQSNMVTEIGGSSSTTTMYNNRSTIDWTFLNMLDGSNTHDADFVGSENIGGFYSDLEKLYSGELMYSIAPPLIEEHDDDDDDNDPFSHQSFLWNWNF; encoded by the coding sequence atgaatgtaacTACTACTATACTACACATGGATAATCAAATCACCACCGATCAAATTAAAACcttatcatcatcttcttctacCTCAAGTGGAAATAATGATAATAAGAACAAGAAGTACAAAGGTGTGAGATTGAGAAAGTGGGGAAAATGGGTATCTGAAATAAGGCTACCAAATAGTCGTGAAAGAATATGGTTAGGATCATATGATTCAGCTGAGAAAGCAGCTAAAGCATTTGATGCTGCACTTTATTGTCTTCGTGGTCGTCATGCAAATTTCAATTTCCTTGATACACCTCTCAATTTGGATATCAATGCAGTTTCTAACAATTCACTTACACCACAACAAATTCGAGAGGTTGCTGCAAATTTTGCTAACAAAAATCCACCAattattgataataataataatggaaaTAATAGTAATGTTCAATCCAATATGGTGACGGAAATTGGTGGCTCTTCATCTACAACTACTATGTATAACAATCGTAGCACGATTGATTGGACATTTTTGAACATGTTGGATGGTTCAAATACTCATGATGCTGACTTTGTTGGGTCTGAAAATATTGGGGGTTTCTATTCTGACTTAGAAAAGTTGTATTCGGGTGAGCTAATGTATTCCATTGCACCACCACTTATTGAAGAacacgatgatgatgatgatgataatgaccCATTTTCCCATCAATCATTCCTTTGGAACTGGAACTTTTGA
- the LOC11432431 gene encoding ethylene-responsive transcription factor ERF017, whose amino-acid sequence MNSPILIQISYTHIKHYYYYMNVTHILHMDHHHHHVTTGQVKTPPSSSSSSTSSGNNDNKTEKKYKGVRLRKWGKWVSEIRLPNSRERIWLGSYDSAEKAAKAFDAALYCLRGRHANFNFLDTPLNLDINAVSNNSLTPQQIREVAANFANKNPPIIDNNNNGNNSNVQSNMVTEIGGSSSTTTMYNNGSTIDWTFLNMLDGSNTHDANFVGSDYGLLYSDLDKMMHSGELMYSIPPPPLFEDYQNLSSVEEYDDDNGDPFSHQSFLWNWNF is encoded by the coding sequence ATGAATTCTCCAATATTAATTCAAATTAGCTATACCCAcataaaacattattattattatatgaatgtaacTCATATACTACACAtggatcatcatcatcatcatgtcaCTACTGGTCAGGTTAAAActccaccatcatcatcatcatcttctactTCAAGTGGAAATAATGATAATAAGACTGAGAAGAAGTACAAAGGTGTGAGATTGAGAAAGTGGGGAAAATGGGTATCTGAAATAAGGCTACCAAATAGTCGTGAAAGAATATGGTTAGGATCATATGATTCAGCTGAGAAAGCAGCTAAAGCATTTGATGCTGCACTTTATTGTCTTCGTGGTCGTCATGCAAATTTCAATTTCCTTGATACACCTCTCAATTTGGATATCAATGCAGTTTCTAACAATTCGCTTACACCACAACAAATTCGAGAGGTTGCTGCAAATTTTGCTAACAAAAATCCACCAattattgataataataataatggaaaTAATAGTAATGTTCAATCCAATATGGTGACGGAAATTGGTGGCTCTTCATCTACAACTACTATGTATAACAATGGTAGCACGATTGATTGGACATTTTTGAACATGTTGGATGGTTCAAATACTCATGATGCTAATTTTGTTGGGTCTGATTATGGTCTATTGTACTCTGACCTAGACAAGATGATGCATTCGGGTGAGTTAATGTATTCcattccaccaccaccactttTTGAGGATTATCAGAACTTATCATCAGTTGAAgaatatgatgatgataatggCGATCCTTTTTCTCATCAATCATTCCTTTGGAACTGGAATTTCTGA